TCCATATGaagatttattaaatgaaagtataaataaacaaattgGAAATTCACAAGTTGAAgatatagataaatatCTTATAGAAAGTATAAATTTACCAACGAATTTACCTTTGAATGATTCACAAAAATTAGCATGTCTAAGCGCCTTAACAAGAAGATTAACATTAGTTCAAGGTCCACCAGGAACAGGTAAAACACATGTTGCCTGTGCTATTATAGATAGTTGGCATAAACAaaatagtaataaaaaaatattagcAGTAGCTGACTCAAATGTTGCGGCAAATAATCTCGTAGAAGGtttgaaaaaaagaaatatacaAGCGGTTCGTGTTGGTGCAGGTAGTGATAGTGATTTTCATGAGGAAGCTATAATGGAGTTTCATCGTTATAAAGATTTATTgaaattaagaaaaaataatatgcaGAAAGAAGCAAAAGTAATGAAAGCTTTGTTATTCTTAGAAGCtgttaaaaaatataatgttgTTATAGCAACTTGTGTTGGTTCTGGTCATGAAATATttgataatgaaaaatttgAAAGAGTTATTATTGATGAGTGTGCTCAATCTATTGAACCATCAAATCTAATACCTCTAGGACattattgtaataatttaGTACTAATAGGAGATCATAAACAATTACCACCAACTATTATTTCACCAGATGCTATAAAATTAGGTTTAGATAAATCATTATTAGAAAGATTTGTTATGGCAAAAATTGCACCTGtacatttattaaatacaCAAAGACGTATGCACTTAAGTATATGTGTTTTCCCGAATTTCCATTTctatgataataaattaaaaacaGCAAATGTTACTGAAGAAAATAGACCTATCATTAAAGGTTTCTTATGGCCAAATCCAAAATGTAGATTAGCATTTATAGATGTATCCATAGGAAAACCTGGTAGCAAATTTGAAAATGCTTATGGTACATctaaatttaatttatatgaaatagAACCTTTAATAACTGTATTAAAATCTATAATCAATGAAGGTTGTGTATCTGTTGATGAAATTGGAATATTAACAGCATATGATGCacaaaaaatgaaattaaaaaaagcTGTTCAAGATGCATTCTCATATGAAGCTTCTCATAGAATAGAAATTGATTCAATCGATGGATTTCaaggaaaagaaaaagatcttattttattttcagCTGTCCGATCTAATGCTAATAATGAATTAGGTTTCTTAAGAGATGCTAGAAGATTAAACGTTATGTTAACAAGAGCAAAAAGAGGTGTTATACTTTTTGGAGATCAATTTACACTAGCAAATGATCCAGCCAATTGGTTACCTTGGTTAAAATGGATCTCATCAAAAAGAGCAATTGTACATGTAACCAAATTAAATGATCACCTAGAAAACACAGACTATTCTTTATtagataaattaaataaaattaacaaAGCTGTCaacttaaaaaatattaatgtctcggataattattatttctatgGAAACGACACAGGCTTCTCCAATGACTACgaacaaaattattttacaaacaatgataatattaatatggATGATGTGGACAATAAAGATGGTGCTGGGGACCAGCAGGTGGAAGAGATTGTAGAAAACTGGGAggatttattataaaataataaaacaaaaccacattttaattataaaaaaatatacatacatatatacatacatatatattatatatgtatacatatatttttgttaatagtatcataatttttctattatttaaacatgaataaaatgattcaaaataaataaattaataaataaattaaataaataaaataaactGTAATTTCATGTactaatatttttttctacccaaataaatttatatatgtaatatttttatatataattcaattatttttattttaattaaaaacttcttttttttatattatataaaaatataacccattaataataataaaaatatatatatatatatatatatatatatatataatatatatatataaacatattatttataataataataatcccaatttttgtattctttataattttttattttttttatttttttttttaacttatattatttttttcctttaaatgttgaacatataaattattaatattacaCTTTTATGTGTTTACATTTAGTGCATCGgtagtatatattttgtatattaaaCTATAAATATTAGAACTACCAACttgttaataatatattatatatatatatatatatatatatataatatttttaaactgtatttttataaacacttattaaaattttgaatatacaaaagttaatacaatatataaaatattcttattttgatggataattattttcttttcttatatattatttatatgattaaCACACATATGTTTGTATGAATATTTGAATTcgataattatatattttaatattaaatttgGAAGATgaacttttatttttataacatttctgggggtataaatatacattaaatatataaaccTTATTAAATAAAGTATAATCActgaataataaaaagaaaaataaggaaaatacataaatatatatatatatatatatatatatatatatatataacatatgCAGTATCATttttccaaaaaaaaaaaattataattatctttattttttttttttttttcttttaatgtaataaaagaacactgcataaacatatatttaataaaaaaaaaaaaaaaatttcacgttttatatatatatatatatatatatatattcacaATGATAGTTTTgttaagaatatataaatatattatatgtatacatatttttcacatttttttttttatttttatcttgCACAGCGTTTCAGCACAACCTTTACCATAAACATCacctttaaaaaaaaaaaaaataatatatatatatatatatataatatttctaaCATTTTATCcagaaataataattgttaaacttacaaaaaaatatttaaaatatcattatttttatatgtgcataatataatataatatatatatatatatatatatatatgtttgtCTAAAAatactaaaaaaaataaaatatttttcatatataatgtaatttcctttcattcatatttattaatattataaaatgggtaagtaatattaacatatatttataaatatatatattatatatatatatatatatatatattcatgtacatatttatatttttaatttatagAAGAATTGAATAAAAGTGGCATTTACAGTAAACAATTTTCTCTCAGTCAAAATAAGCACAATAGTGtacagaaaaaaaaaaaaataaaataaacttacatatatatatatatatatatatatttatatttatataatgacATTTCACTTTCTGTCTTTACATTTTCTTGTTCTTCTGGAACCTTAGCTTAACATTTAccttcatatatattttcctttttagGAGAGACTACAAAGATTAGAGAAAAGATTAAGCGGCTTACATTTCAGTATCGAGttacaaaaaaatgaaaaaatagatgtaataaaaattaaacaCAATGTAACAtttattctatatatatatatattttattttttccatatttatatttttatatctttctttttcatatatcAAGAAATtgaatgaaaaaataaacacaCTGGAAGAAAAGCTAATAGAAATGCATGAAAATTCTAATAAAAcatttgaaaaattaaacGAAAAGGtacacataaatatatacatatatacatttatacatttatacatatatacatttatacatatatacatttatacatttatacatatatacatatatacatatatacatttatatatgtgctTGTGTTCGttcttttatttgttcacatttatttaatattatttccagaacatttttttaaataattctccacctttgtttattattaacagCTAAATGATATACGTAACGATGTAActaattataaaaatgaactagaagaatttaaaaatgatcataaaaaaaaattaaaattacTAGAAGAAAAGTAAGGcgaaaaaaataaaattaaggacaataaatatatatacatatatatataaatatatatatatatatataattttttttttttatatgtcCGTATACATATTCTTTTCCCTTACAGAGCTGAAGATTTCATAAATAAGGAAAAAGAAGACTGGAGCAGGCTCAAAATTAAGTTGGTAAAGGATTTTCAGCATAAAGCAGCCCTTCTAAAGTAAGGACCAatctttaaaaataaataaataaataaatatatatatatatatatatatatatatatatatatatatatatatgtatatacatttatatatataattatatgtactcatttttgtttatttgtttaGAGAAGAAATGGTTGAAGAATATGGACTTATTGAAGAAAAGGAAGATTCACTAAGAAAATATTACGACGTAAATTTATTTCaacaattttataaaaaatatatatttatacatacgtacatacataaatataattaaatatatatatgtatatgcttgtatttttttattttctctCTTGACAGTGTGAAattaacaatataaaatctattatacaaaatgaaaTCAGTGAGAGGATAAAAacagaaaaaataatattatctgATGTagatgataaaataaacgaaattatgaaaataattagAAATGAAAAAACGACAAGgtacaaaatgaaaagaaaaagaaaaagaagaaatatgttcataatatttaaacatatatatatatatatatatatattttttttttttttttttttNNNNNNNNNNNNNNNNNNNNNNNNNNNNNNNNNNNNNNNNNNNNNNNNNNNNNNNNNNNNNNNNNNNNNNNNNNNNNNNNNNNNNNNNNNNNNNNNNNNNNNNNNNNNNNNNNNNNNNNNNNNNNNNNNNNNNNNNNNNNNNNNNNNNNNNNNNNNNNNNNNNNNNNNNNNNNNNNNNNNNNNNNNNNNNNNNNNNNNNNNNNNNNNNNNNNNNNNNNNNNNNNNNNNNNNNNNNNNNNNNNNNNNNNNNNNNNNNNNNNNNNNNNNNNNNNNNNNNNNNNNNNNNNNNNNNNNNNNNNNNNNNNNNNNNNNNNNNNNNNNNNNNNNNNNNNNNNNNNNNtttttttattttattttttttatttattttttttattttattttttttattttattttttttattttatttttttattttttttattttatttttttttttttattttttttattttattttttttattttattttttttattttatttttttatttacatgGATCAGGTAAAGCCTCCAATTTTGTACATTCTAATAATTTCTTAAAACAATGATTGTCACTACACACTTTACATTCATCATTACATTGATTTTTTGAACATTGTTTATTACAAGAAATGAAGGTACATCCAATAAATGTAGAGAAACAACTTAAGCATGTTTGtgaaaaatttattttatattttttaaagtatttatttacacATACATCTACTAAATAAGGTTTGGCTGAAGAAGCTTGGGCacattcatataatattctgTAGAAATCATTTGACACTATTCCTTTACTTTCAAACATGTACATGGTATAATCACTATGTTGACCATTACGTAAGTTAACAAAActttcattattattattattattatattcatttatctcatgtaaatcattttttaagaaTTTCTTTCCATTAATTAACTTTTGTTCGAGTTCCCCAGTGCACCCTTCTTCCTCACcttttttgaaaatattaaagatGTTATTACTATGAACactattcatattattatttaaattatttgtattatctATATTGTTTGTATTATCTATATTGTTTGTATTATCTATATTGTTTGTATTATCTATATTGTTTGTATTATCACTATTGTTTGTATTATCTATATTGTTTGTATTATCTATATTGTTTGTATTATCTATATTGTTTGTATTATCTATATTGTTTgtattatctatattatttctattatccatattatttatattatttgtatcattcatattattattccCTTTACCGTCTACATTTGTTACACTAACATTGTTTGATGACTTCTTTACAAAATGTTGAATAAAATTATCCAACATACAATTCACATAACAATAATTACAACATACTAAACTAAGAAAAACAAAGAAAACAACATActttatattcatattcattttattcaaaaaaattaaatattaaaaatattatatataaacagatatggaatatataaagattttattctttatgATTTTAATGGGTTCAcaaatatgaacaaaattacaaaatataataataatatttttacaaataaacaaaaaatgtacatatatatatatataatatatataatatatattaattatctatttatttatttgttaataatttttttttttttttttttttttttcttttcttaaTTAAGAAAATTCCCTAAACTTGTGATAAAAGccttttataaaaaatagatcgttttttcttttaaaatcaaataaaaaaaaaataaatcatataaaattaaaatatatatatatatatatatataatatatattaatatattgtattatacaataatattaataaatataagtaaatattatataacaaaataataatcataaattaaaatatattttataaatattatatctttataaattattaataataaaatcatattatatatatataataatagtaaaataagaaaaacatcaaaatttttatggatacatttattcattatatatttaaatcattatatattatattatattatataatatatttataaatcCTATTTAATTCAAACCTAgcaaaattaaaaaatatatttatatatattataattatatatatactctatacatatatataatatttattatatattatataataataaacttatagaaaaaaaaaaatctaaaccaaaagaaataataatattaatataatatatataaacagtatgaatataataaagaaccctataatataatatataaatataataaatgatgctaaaagttaaaaaaaataaaaaattaaaaaaattaaaaattaaaaagaataaaagTATTTTTCCGTGTTCTATGTATCAAATGATTCAAAAATATGACAAcaccaaaaaaaaaaaaaaaaaaaaaaaaaaaaaaaaaaaaaaaaaatttttatttttttttactaaccgtaatatattttatatatattaaaaaattttttttttttttttattttttttttttttttaaaaattaaatttaatttttttttttttttataatttttttttttttaaaaaNNNNNNNNNNNNNNNNNNNNNNNNNNNNNNNNNNNNNNNNNNNNNNNNNNNNNNNNNNNNNNNNNNNNNNNNNNNNNNNNNNNNNNNNNNNNNNNNNNNNNNNNNNNNNNNNNNNNNNNNNNNNNNNNNNNNNNNNNNNNNNNNNNNNNNNNNNNNNNNNNNNNNNNNNNNNNNNNNNNNNNNNNNNNNNNNNNNNNNNNNgtaatatatattatatatatataataatattatatatgtttttaatttttttccttattagaaaatataaattaccgttttgtatatttaataaatattatatatttataatatactatttttttttttttttttttttttttttattgtgattttaataaaaaatatgtcataacaatataaaaaacatacgaataaaataattattgtataaaattaaattttaatataattcttcaacctaatattatattaatacatatatttaaagtaaaaaaaaaaaaaaaaaatactaaaatgttatatataatatatataatatattccttatatatgtgtttaAGATCATAAGGGGGTTCTCGCATTATAGGTACTTATACTatattcttaaaaaaaaggggtgtcattattaaaatgtttaaataattttatgcTTTATAACTAAAACATTATAGGTTCATTTTAACaatacaaaaaagaaaatgtaaaatCATCCTATAGGAAGATGTTTTAGAAgttcaattttttttttctttttttttcgaaataatatttatgtaagatggagaaaaaaaaaaaaaaaaaaaaaaaaaattaacatatatatatatatatatatatatatatatatatatatataatatccATTTTTGTATGGTACTCTTTAAATgttttcatttaaaaattttttcctttctaaaaaattataatacaaGTGTGCAAATAGGCCTAACGTGTCTTTCATATAAAGGAATAAGGGTCATACATAAATCCATACGTacctatatataatatatatatatatatatatatatatatttatttatttatttatttaatatgatgtgctcttttttttcttcctttttttctttttttttttcttctctCTTGATATATAAAGCTCAGAAAATTTTAATAGCATAATTTTATAcaaacatatttttataaaaccataaaaagtataacatgtatatgtttaagtcttttaaatatatagctacgaaaaggaaaaaatacttataaatatatacataaatatatatacataaatatatatatatatatatatttatgtggTCACTTCTTTTCCCTTCATATGTTAACAATTTAGACTCGTAAAGTCCTCTGttcttatataaaatttctGTGAacttatttaaaaaaaaaaaaaaatggccataaaaaaaaaaaagaaagagaCAAAATCcaaagataataataataatgataatcttagaaatgaaaaaaaatcaaCAAACTTAGAAAATGGAAAGTATGATAAAAAGAAAGTAGAAATATACGAACATGGGGTAGGTGGTATCACACAAAATAAGAATGATAATCATAAAGAGAATCCTTATGATGATCATATTTATCATGATAAATCAGAACACATAAAtgttaaatatttaaatgaaaaagattATGAAATTGAAAAAGTGTCTAAAAGAAtttatgaagaaaatagtaaaataaaaaaaatctCTTTAcatcataaaatattaaaagaagaaCTTGAAACAAAACAATTAATTGAACAAAACgacaaaaagaaaaaaaattcattagattattataagaaaGTCATAATTAAactaaaaaataatattaataatatggaagaatatacaaacaatataacaaatgatattaatatacTAAAAGCACATATAGATGATGAAAGAAACgaaagaattatatataataataatatgaaaatattaataaacgaatataattctttaaaaaaaaatatacaagaTTTAAACATGCAAGAAAAAGAACAACATAAATTTAATgcaaaattaaaagaagaaCTAAAGGAATTGTATAAAgagaaagaaaatatgGAGAAAAAACACAGAGAAGATTTTAAAAAGTtacaacaaaaaattaaagaacaaaaaatattatcttacgaaaataaaataaatgatcttacaaaagaaaaagataaaaataaaatggaaaatcaggaagtaaataaatatgaagacaaacataataataatatatgtaatgataacaatatatgtaatgataataatatacataatgataaaaatatacataatgataacaatattattcttagtaataataaaataaccGAAAAAGACAATATGatcaatatattaaactattatgaagatgaaaagaagaaacaactacaaaacaaaattgtaatgttaaaaaaattgtgTCTTCgaatattattcataaatgaataccaaatatataatattaaaaaacttcaagaaaatataaataatatgaataatgcTATAAACtctataaatttaataagtTATAACAAAGGAGATTTTgatcatattattattaatttaaatgcttctaaagaaaaaaattatagtCTTATATCTagaataaatttattaaattatgaaaccaatgttttaaaacaattaattaaaaaaatgaaagaaaaattcAAACATCTAAATTTACAAAATGATGAAATCATTAATCTTAAATATGATATCtcaaataatatgaatgaaaaaatgaaacatataaaaacatCTTTACTCACAAATCAAGAAACATGTaatcttaaaaaaaaatgtttcCATGATTGTCTTCTATATTTAAaacaattatatacatttattaaaaaatacgaaaataataatgataaattaaatatcAAAAGTCAAATcataaataaagataaaaacttacattttaattatatacataaatataatgaagatatattagtagacgaaaattatattaatgactttttaatttttatagaaaaatatatttattccCTTAATTTCTACTTACCAACACAAAActttaattataaaaagtattTATTACATAACCGAAgtatacataatataacCTTGGATACTCACGCATCCTCAAAAGAATACCTCCATAAGGAGGATAGTTCTGAATTTAACCAACATGGTCATAATTTATTACGAGATtctttaaatttaaatgaacAAGAGGGAAACAACGACCACCTTCAACATGCACAGCATACCTATGAGGAAGACCCAAAAGATGAAAGTGGTGATATggtaaatataaaagatgaaaGTGGTGACATggtaaatataaaagatgaaaGCGGTGACATggtaaatataaaagatgaaaGTGGTGACATggtaaatataaaagatacAAGTGGTGACatggaaaatataaaagatacAAGTGGTGGCATggtaaatataaaagatgcAAGTGATCATATGGTAAATATAGAAGATATAAGTGGTGatatggaaaatataaaagatacAAGTGGTGatatggaaaatataaaagatacAAGTGGTGATATGGAAAATATGAAGGATCTAAATGATGACATCAAAAATGTGAAGGATCCAAACGATgacataaaaaatgtaaagGAACCAAACGATGACATCAAAAATGTGAAGGATCCAAACGATgacataaaaaatgtaaagGAACCAAATGATGACATCAAAAATGTGAAGGAACCAAATGATGACATCCAAATTTTGAAGGATCCAAACGATGATATATCCACTATAAACAACCTGACCACCCATCTTTCTAACGAAAACAATTTGATGACTGATCTTCCTAAAGTAGACCATAAGATAAAAGATGAAATTCAAAGTGAACATATATTGGAGAATACAAATATaagtgatgataatataaataaagaaaattcATTAAAAATACCTTTAAATTATGATCATACACAAGAAAACattttaaagaataaaaataatatggaagatcaaaataatttgcttgaacaaaatattatgagAGATCAATTACAGAACCATAAAGAATGTGAAGAATTTAAACCACATGAtaacaaagaaaaaaataatataataaatgatgatacaaaaaatataataaatgatgatacaaaaaatataataagtgatgatacaaaaaatataataagtgatgatacaaaaaatataataagtgatgatacaaaaaatataataagtggtgatacaaaaaatataataaatgatgataacAATAAACCTTATAACGAGGATCATAATATTGTTACCATTAACGATGAAAAAgcaaattatatattaaaccATTTTAATTCTCGTAATATCgaatatgataaattaaaagaagaaatacCTAATGaacttttaaatattaaatatgaCTCTTCCAAAAAAAGTACAATAAGTACAAATTAATGTTgttcataaatatattatttttaaatgtacaacacatatatatatatatatatatatatatatttatttatttatttatttatatattttttcacacttttttttttttttttttttttttttttttttttttttttttttttttttttttttttttNNNNNNNNNNNNNNNNNNNNNNNNNNNNNNNNNNNNNNNNNNNNNNNNNNNNNNNNNNNNNNNNNNNNNNNNNNNNNNNNNNNNNNNNNNNNNNNNNNNNNNNN
The window above is part of the Plasmodium reichenowi strain SY57 chromosome 7, whole genome shotgun sequence genome. Proteins encoded here:
- a CDS encoding hypothetical protein (conserved Plasmodium protein, unknown function), which encodes MEELNKSGIYSKQFSLSQNKHNSERLQRLEKRLSGLHFSIELQKNEKIDKLNEKINTLEEKLIEMHENSNKTFEKLNEKLNDIRNDVTNYKNELEEFKNDHKKKLKLLEEKAEDFINKEKEDWSRLKIKLVKDFQHKAALLKEEMVEEYGLIEEKEDSLRKYYDCEINNIKSIIQNEISERIKTEKIILSDVDDKINEIMKIIRNEKTT
- a CDS encoding hypothetical protein (conserved Plasmodium protein, unknown function) is translated as MNMNIKYVVFFVFLSLVCCNYCYVNCMLDNFIQHFVKKSSNNVSVTNVDGKGNNNMNDTNNINNMDNRNNIDNTNNIDNTNNIDNTNNIDNTNNIDNTNNSDNTNNIDNTNNIDNTNNIDNTNNIDNTNNLNNNMNSVHSNNIFNIFKKGEEEGCTGELEQKLINGKKFLKNDLHEINEYNNNNNNESFVNLRNGQHSDYTMYMFESKGIVSNDFYRILYECAQASSAKPYLVDVCVNKYFKKYKINFSQTCLSCFSTFIGCTFISCNKQCSKNQCNDECKVCSDNHCFKKLLECTKLEALPDPCK
- a CDS encoding hypothetical protein (conserved Plasmodium protein, unknown function), with the protein product MAIKKKKKETKSKDNNNNDNLRNEKKSTNLENGKYDKKKVEIYEHGVGGITQNKNDNHKENPYDDHIYHDKSEHINVKYLNEKDYEIEKVSKRIYEENSKIKKISLHHKILKEELETKQLIEQNDKKKKNSLDYYKKVIIKLKNNINNMEEYTNNITNDINILKAHIDDERNERIIYNNNMKILINEYNSLKKNIQDLNMQEKEQHKFNAKLKEELKELYKEKENMEKKHREDFKKLQQKIKEQKILSYENKINDLTKEKDKNKMENQEVNKYEDKHNNNICNDNNICNDNNIHNDKNIHNDNNIILSNNKITEKDNMINILNYYEDEKKKQLQNKIVMLKKLCLRILFINEYQIYNIKKLQENINNMNNAINSINLISYNKGDFDHIIINLNASKEKNYSLISRINLLNYETNVLKQLIKKMKEKFKHLNLQNDEIINLKYDISNNMNEKMKHIKTSLLTNQETCNLKKKCFHDCLLYLKQLYTFIKKYENNNDKLNIKSQIINKDKNLHFNYIHKYNEDILVDENYINDFLIFIEKYIYSLNFYLPTQNFNYKKYLLHNRSIHNITLDTHASSKEYLHKEDSSEFNQHGHNLLRDSLNLNEQEGNNDHLQHAQHTYEEDPKDESGDMVNIKDESGDMVNIKDESGDMVNIKDESGDMVNIKDTSGDMENIKDTSGGMVNIKDASDHMVNIEDISGDMENIKDTSGDMENIKDTSGDMENMKDLNDDIKNVKDPNDDIKNVKEPNDDIKNVKDPNDDIKNVKEPNDDIKNVKEPNDDIQILKDPNDDISTINNLTTHLSNENNLMTDLPKVDHKIKDEIQSEHILENTNISDDNINKENSLKIPLNYDHTQENILKNKNNMEDQNNLLEQNIMRDQLQNHKECEEFKPHDNKEKNNIINDDTKNIINDDTKNIISDDTKNIISDDTKNIISDDTKNIISGDTKNIINDDNNKPYNEDHNIVTINDEKANYILNHFNSRNIEYDKLKEEIPNELLNIKYDSSKKSTISTN